GGTTTTCTTCGAAACCATCAAAAAAGGTACATCATCCTTTCATTAACTCTAAGTTCTCCTGCAACAGAAGATATCTGTCTGATGCTTTTTATCCACATTACGTCATAATTGCGTCACATCATCTATCTATTGTATCCAATctgcttttttaatttttcagttTGTTGAATTCTCTGGCATGATTGTGGCTGTATCGGACAGAACAGCTTTGGTGCAGTGGCATTGGGTTGATTGTTGTGTTCTAAAGTGCCAATACTGATAGATTTTAGTTAAACACTCTGTAATGGTCGTCCACGTTtagtaatattcatttattgtCTTAGAAGCCTCTGGAAATTTGGTCCATGGGCATTTGTTCTCTTGCTTTTGCTGATAGAAATTGCTTAGAAAGTGGTCGTCAAGCTATTGCAGTTTCTTTTAGCATGGTAAACTCCATGCACGCATAATTGATATGCTTCATCCTGCCGTCTGGTTTTTTTGACTGCTTGCTGTGTGCTGCGAAGTGAACCTCCTATGATGAATTCCTTTCTACTATGAATATCTTTACAACTTAGTTTTCCTCGTGTTAACTCTTTAAACTGTTTTTACGTGACCTTTTCTAGATATCTCTTTCCTCCGTTACATCAATTGTTGATGGCTTGAAGAGACTGTATATTCAGAAGCTGAAGCCACTGGAAGTCACTTATCGTTTCAATGACTTTGTGTCGCCATTATTGGTGAGTAACTTGTGACAATTATACACGGAGAGTCTCACCCAAAGTTAGCTACTAACTTATGTCTCATTAGCTGGCACGATGAACTGATTGTTGCTGTTCGACATTTCTGTTGTAGACAAATAGTGATTTTGATGCCAAACCAATGGTTATGCTTTTGGGTCAATACTCCACTGGGAAAACAACTTTCATCAAGCATTTGCTACAAAGTAGTTATCCAGGTACGttatcattcttcttttttacctACTCTATACTAATACAAGATTCTCTTTGTGTGCTCATTGTCTGCTATTGTTTTACAGGAGCTCATATTGGACCTGAACCAACGACAGATAGGTTTGTGGTTGTAATGGTATGGGACTTGAGATCTTTTATTGCCAGTGAGTAAAGAATAATGTTAGGTATACTAAAATTAGTTTAGTAAGTTGGTTTATTTAGTGATGTGGAACAGTTATATTGGATGGCTGGTTTGTTTGAAGGCCTACTTACATATAGTCACTTCATTTAATGAACTTTTCGAGTAGAACAATTTTGGTATACGTAGTATTCCACTTATATAAAAGTGCACTTAGGTACAGGTTTGTTCATTGAACAGATTCTCAATCTGTCATTGTGCATCCCATCTACCTTCCTTCAATTAGTAGATGGAAGCTGTTGGGAATGTTAGGCTTTCACTTCTTGTAAACTTTATCtttcaagtaaaaaaaagtccaaaagcTAACTGGATCCTTATGCAGTCTGGGCCGGATGAAAGAAGCATCCCTGGAAACACTGTTGCAGTCCAAGCAGACATGCCATATAGTGGCCTGACAACATTTGGAACtgcatttttgtcaaaatttgagtGTTCCCAAATGCCTCATCCTGTGAGTAGTTCTTATCTGCACAACTTCTCAAACTGTCAATTGTGCTTCACTTTTATGCAGACACTTTAATTTCTATCTCTTGTCTGTATTTGTATCCTTTTGCATGCCGGCAGCTACTGGAGCACATCACTTTTGTTGACACTCCCGGAGTTTTGTCGGGCGAGAAGCAACGGACGCAGCGTGCCTATGATTTTACTGGTGTAACTTCATGGTTTGCTGCAAAGTGTGACCTCATTTTGCTCCTATTCGATCCTCACAAGCTTGATGTAAGTGATGAATTCAAGCGTGTGATTTCTTCTCTACGTGGTCATGACGACAAGATTCGTGTGGTTTTGAACAAAGCTGACCAAGTGGATACCCAACAAGTGAGAATTGAACATCCAACTGCTATTTTAGTTCTTTGATCATCAAAGCGCCAATTCATCTCACAGTAGTCTTATCTGATTATCCATCTTTGGTTGCAGCTGATGAGAGTTTATGGAGCATTAATGTGGTCTCTTGGTAAAGTCATAAATACTCCAGAAGTTATGCGAGTCTACATTGGGTAGGTTCATTTAATATTGACCCACAAATCTTATGCACGTTCTTGATGTTCACATTTACAACATAATGATGTGATCATCCTTTTAGTCACTTTTCCGTGCAATCTTTAGTGACACGACAAAGAATATGTGGGTCCTTTTGCTAACAATACCTATTCGAGCATCACTGTGGTTTCAGTTATTAAAATGTAAAGTCATACTGTTGGGTTTACATCTCTGGAATTTCCCATCATGTTTGGTTTGTTATGATTAATATTTGTGTATTATTCTGTCTGATTATATGTAAAAGGTGTCTGGCAATTTATCAAAGTTGTTCTTCATTCTGTGTTAAGGTTTTTTCTAAAGCCAATGATGAAATTAATATCTTGGATTTTTCGGCAGCTCATTTAATGACAAACCTGTGAATGAGGCTGCTACGGGTCCCATTGGAAAAGAACTTTTTGAGAAAGAACAGGAGGACCTTTTATCAGACCTAAAGGATATCCCAAAGAAAGCATGTGATCGTAGGGTAAGTGTATGCTTAATGTTACTCTGCACGCATTTGTGCATTTATTGGATATCTAGTAGCAGATAAGTGTTGGAACTTAACTTAGGTTATGGagcaccgaccaaaaaaagaaaaacttaggTTATGGAGCTGTTTATTTAATATTCATGATGCTTGTTTGAAACATGTACTACAATTTTATATGATTCTACCAGATCAATGAATTTGTGAAACGTGCTCGAGCTGCTAAGATTCATGCATACATCATCAGCCATCTTAAAAAGGAGATGCCTGCTATGATGGGCAAAGCTAAGACCCAACAGAGACTCATTGATAATTTGGAAGACGAATTTGCCAaggttctctctcttcccctatATGTATTTTCCGTATGTGCACTCATTTTCAGTTTGGATTTTCACTTGTTCATTGTATGTGTGGTGTTTCAGGTTCAGAGAGAGTTCCATCTACCTCCGGGGGATTTTCCGAATGTGGAGCACTTTAGGGAGAGATTAAGTGGTTACAACTTAGATAAATTCGAGAAGCTAAAGCCAAAAATGATACAAGCTGTAGATGATATGCTGGGTTATGACATTCCAGATCTCTTGAAGCATTTTAGGAATCCTTATGATTAAGGATATGTTACAACAAGTTGAGCTTTTGAATGTATGTTTGAGCgattgttcacatttatgaacccCACGTATAGAAATATATTCTGGCCGTGTATGatattagtattttttttagaagCATGTAAATGTAGAGGCAAATTGTATGATTATTTTAGTACTCAATGCACTCGGTCCTCTCTTTCTTGCAAACTAATGGTCATGGAATCGATAGATTTCCTTCTGCAACTATCTCTATTATCTTGATAATGCTATATGTTACAACAAGTTGAGCTTTTGAATGTATGTTTGAGCgattgttcacatttatgaacccCACGTATAGAAATATATTCTGGCCGTGTATGatattagtattttttttagaagCATGTAAATGTAGAGGCAAattgtatgattattttaatactCAATGCACTCGGTCCTCTCTTTCTTGCAAACTAATGGTCATGGAATCGATAGATTTCCTTCTGCAACTATCTCTATTATCTTGATAATGCTATTGCCATTGTCGTTGATActgaaatgttttttttttttttttttttttttggtgaaagtaagaAATTGATACTGAAATGTTAATTGTTCTGGTCGAGAGATACTCTGGTTCCATCTATTCTTGGCCGATAACTCTTGACAACCCAGCAGATGATGGCCCTTCAGGCAATGAATACAATAACTAccgggaaaaagaaagaaatgaaggaaTGCAAATTCAGTAAAAACTTTCCTGTTTAAGCAACCGGTGATGAAGTCTTAGTAGCAccttttttctaaaattgtgAACCCAACATCGACTTCCATTTGGTGTACTTCTGATGAAATGATTGACTTTTCACATATGATGCGAATTGGATTATACATTAGGCTGTGTTGTATTTTACGGAATTTCCTGTGCTTCTGATATGAAAGCTTCCAGTTATACCAAAACTCTAAATATGCTTAGTTTAGAAGCAGATACAGAAAGGCAAACTTCTTTGTACCGAAACTGATATTCTTAGTTTAGAAGCAGAAGCAGATACAGAAAGGGAAACTTCTTTCACTacaaagaaagataagaaattcTCTCACCACATAGAAGGATAAGAGATACAGCAGCAAGCAAATGTTCCTATCCGCATCCCTCTCCGTCTCTCTTCCTCTGTCTCCCTCATAATATGAACCCAGCTTCTTCTCTTGTTAGGACGGTCCATCTACTTCTCTTATTAGCACCATACAtgtaaaaaggataaaaaggataaaaaggaactgtcttattcttatttttctctcctACTCGTCGATGGCTCTGCTGTCTTCTGACTTTAGCATCAGAAGAACCTGTGGAAAAAGAGGGCCTGAGGCTCAGAATCGCAgtccttcatctcctcctccttctcgcgCGTTGACTTGCCGTTATTATGGCAACGGAAGAAGTGGGTGTTGCTCCTCTCCTGATCCGGGCCTCTCGCTTTCCATCCAATTTCCGGCGCCTGATCAACGGTCTTGATGCGCTTGTGGTTCTCTGGGAGCGAGTTCGTCTGTCTCGGCGTCAATGGAGAG
The window above is part of the Eucalyptus grandis isolate ANBG69807.140 chromosome 6, ASM1654582v1, whole genome shotgun sequence genome. Proteins encoded here:
- the LOC104450264 gene encoding EH domain-containing protein 1 isoform X3, which translates into the protein MEISPVPISTCSKENQQIYQEWFDYADSDGDGRITGSDATKFFAMSNLPRPDLKQVWAIADSKRQGFLGFGEFITAMQLVSLAQAGQSITQDLSSSEVDLVNLGPPKMTGLDSLLAKKRPSPRTNESDSNVLTHNHHQLPVGFLRNHQKKISLSSVTSIVDGLKRLYIQKLKPLEVTYRFNDFVSPLLTNSDFDAKPMVMLLGQYSTGKTTFIKHLLQSSYPGAHIGPEPTTDRFVVVMSGPDERSIPGNTVAVQADMPYSGLTTFGTAFLSKFECSQMPHPLLEHITFVDTPGVLSGEKQRTQRAYDFTGVTSWFAAKCDLILLLFDPHKLDVSDEFKRVISSLRGHDDKIRVVLNKADQVDTQQLMRVYGALMWSLGKVINTPEVMRVYIGSFNDKPVNEAATGPIGKELFEKEQEDLLSDLKDIPKKACDRRINEFVKRARAAKIHAYIISHLKKEMPAMMGKAKTQQRLIDNLEDEFAKVQREFHLPPGDFPNVEHFRERLSGYNLDKFEKLKPKMIQAVDDMLGYDIPDLLKHFRNPYD
- the LOC104450264 gene encoding EH domain-containing protein 1 isoform X1, which encodes MEISPVPISTCSKENQQIYQEWFDYADSDGDGRITGSDATKFFAMSNLPRPDLKQVWAIADSKRQGFLGFGEFITAMQLVSLAQAGQSITQDLSSSEVDLVNLGPPKMTGLDSLLAKKRPSPRTNESDSNGSSHSQPSPASGWFSSKPSKKISLSSVTSIVDGLKRLYIQKLKPLEVTYRFNDFVSPLLTNSDFDAKPMVMLLGQYSTGKTTFIKHLLQSSYPGTLSFFFFTYSILIQDSLCVLIVCYCFTGAHIGPEPTTDRFVVVMSGPDERSIPGNTVAVQADMPYSGLTTFGTAFLSKFECSQMPHPLLEHITFVDTPGVLSGEKQRTQRAYDFTGVTSWFAAKCDLILLLFDPHKLDVSDEFKRVISSLRGHDDKIRVVLNKADQVDTQQLMRVYGALMWSLGKVINTPEVMRVYIGSFNDKPVNEAATGPIGKELFEKEQEDLLSDLKDIPKKACDRRINEFVKRARAAKIHAYIISHLKKEMPAMMGKAKTQQRLIDNLEDEFAKVQREFHLPPGDFPNVEHFRERLSGYNLDKFEKLKPKMIQAVDDMLGYDIPDLLKHFRNPYD
- the LOC104450264 gene encoding EH domain-containing protein 1 isoform X2 — its product is MEISPVPISTCSKENQQIYQEWFDYADSDGDGRITGSDATKFFAMSNLPRPDLKQVWAIADSKRQGFLGFGEFITAMQLVSLAQAGQSITQDLSSSEVDLVNLGPPKMTGLDSLLAKKRPSPRTNESDSNGSSHSQPSPASGWFSSKPSKKISLSSVTSIVDGLKRLYIQKLKPLEVTYRFNDFVSPLLTNSDFDAKPMVMLLGQYSTGKTTFIKHLLQSSYPGAHIGPEPTTDRFVVVMSGPDERSIPGNTVAVQADMPYSGLTTFGTAFLSKFECSQMPHPLLEHITFVDTPGVLSGEKQRTQRAYDFTGVTSWFAAKCDLILLLFDPHKLDVSDEFKRVISSLRGHDDKIRVVLNKADQVDTQQLMRVYGALMWSLGKVINTPEVMRVYIGSFNDKPVNEAATGPIGKELFEKEQEDLLSDLKDIPKKACDRRINEFVKRARAAKIHAYIISHLKKEMPAMMGKAKTQQRLIDNLEDEFAKVQREFHLPPGDFPNVEHFRERLSGYNLDKFEKLKPKMIQAVDDMLGYDIPDLLKHFRNPYD